Proteins encoded by one window of Lathyrus oleraceus cultivar Zhongwan6 chromosome 1, CAAS_Psat_ZW6_1.0, whole genome shotgun sequence:
- the LOC127099657 gene encoding DEAD-box ATP-dependent RNA helicase 31: MHLVAPLDKHFLLLYAILKEHIADDVDYKVLIFCTTAMVTRLVADLLGELNLNVREIHSRKPQSYRTRVSDEFRKSKGLILVTSDVSARGVDYPDVTLVVQVGLPADREQYIHRLGRTGRRGKEGQGILLLAPWEEFFLATAKDLPIGKAPVPSVDPDTKKKVERALSNVEMKNKEAAYQAWLGYYNSNKKVGKDKYRLVELANEFSRCMGLDSPPAIPKLVLGKMGLKNIPGLRSK; the protein is encoded by the exons ATGCATTTAGTTGCACCATTAGACAAACATTTCCTTTTACTCTATGCTATTCTAAAGGAGCACATTGCAGATGATGTTGACTACAAG GTTCTTATTTTCTGCACAACCGCTATGGTCACAAGACTTGTTGCTGATCTCCTTGGGGAGTTGAACTTGAATGTGAGAGAAATCCATTCAAGAAAGCCTCAGAGTTATAGAACCAGAGTTTCTGATGAATTCCGGAAGTCAAAGGGTCTCATCTTGGTTACTTCGGATGTATCTGCACGTGGAGTTGATTATCCAGATGTTACTCTTGTTGTACAG GTTGGTCTACCGGCTGATAGAGAACAATATATACATCGACTAGGTAGAACGGGGCGAAGAGGAAAAGAAGGGCAGGGCATACTGCTACTAGCTCCTTGGGAAGAGTTCTTTTTAGCTACTGCAAAAGATTTACCTATTGGGAAAGCTCCGGTCCCTTCAGTTGATCCTGACACTAAGAAAAAG GTGGAAAGGGCTCTATCCAATGTGGAGATGAAAAATAAAGAAGCAGCATATCAGGCATGGCTTGGTTACTACAACTCTAACAAGAAAGTGGGGAAAGATAAGTATAGGTTAGTGGAGCTTGCAAATGAGTTCAGTCGATGCATGGGGCTTGATAGCCCTCCAGCTATTCCTAAGCTTGTCCTTGGCAAGATGGGTCTTAAAAATATCCCTGGTTTACGTTCCAAATAG